The Saprospiraceae bacterium genome includes a window with the following:
- a CDS encoding prolyl oligopeptidase family serine peptidase — MKSLNLIITFLFLVISITVNAQRQAKNKTSPDVDIHFGVAYPDPYRWMEDMKDPETLQWFKDQANHADSVMNTIAGRQTLIAEWEKLSRIQPPKYNFRSYRGGRLFFKKTLADETVGKVYYRQGYDGKDILLFDPMTYIPGKTLSINGMAASFDGKLIGLAYTESGAEIGTLIIIDVEKNKILPDVLSPTWSGIIEWNFDNKSFLWGKLSSSVNTDSDVLKNSKTMLHVLGQNNDLDKDFFSNASNPELNIKPEEWPYAYITKDAPEYIFAGVSTVQREQKLYYAPMSEFNKKHINWKVLATQKDTINGSYEVHNGIMYAATSMGAPKFKIVSTPLSNPNWKKATVVVPEMKNNLEYFIRSKDYLVMVYSDGINCELYKMKFGSNKVEKINAPLTGTFGIFGLDNKTNDVTVNITGWNKPVTELDLNLETDIFTPSKLNKPTKYPSEYDDLMVEEVEVKGHDGTMIPLSIIFKKDLQKNGNNVTIMESYGAYGSSMIPYFNFMLNSLVTKDVIIAIPHVRGGGEKGQAWYKAGFKTTKPNTWKDFNSCAEWLIKNGYTSANKLGGTGTSAGGILISRAITERPDLYAAAICNVGCANAMRFEATPNGPGNAPEFGTVKDSVECRALYEMDGVAHVQYGVHYPAVMSVAGWTDPRVIAWQPGKLAAAMQNCSGSDKPVLLKVNYDNGHFTEDKNVTFSNFADQFSFLLWQCGHKDFQPVGVNIKP; from the coding sequence ATGAAATCATTAAATTTAATTATCACTTTCCTTTTCCTTGTAATTTCTATAACTGTTAATGCGCAAAGACAAGCCAAAAACAAAACTTCACCAGACGTAGATATACATTTTGGGGTCGCATATCCTGACCCGTACAGATGGATGGAAGACATGAAAGATCCGGAAACATTGCAATGGTTTAAAGATCAGGCAAATCATGCAGACAGTGTGATGAATACCATCGCAGGAAGACAAACTTTGATAGCAGAATGGGAAAAACTCAGTAGAATTCAACCTCCAAAATACAACTTTAGGAGTTATCGTGGTGGAAGACTTTTTTTTAAGAAAACTTTAGCCGACGAGACGGTTGGTAAAGTTTATTACCGACAAGGTTATGATGGGAAAGACATTCTATTGTTTGACCCAATGACCTATATCCCTGGCAAAACACTTTCTATTAATGGCATGGCAGCAAGTTTTGATGGTAAATTAATAGGACTTGCATATACTGAAAGTGGCGCAGAAATAGGCACACTGATCATCATTGACGTGGAAAAAAATAAGATTTTGCCGGATGTATTGTCCCCTACTTGGAGCGGAATCATTGAATGGAATTTTGACAATAAATCATTTTTGTGGGGTAAGCTAAGTTCCTCTGTCAATACAGATAGTGATGTGCTCAAAAACTCCAAAACAATGTTACACGTCCTGGGACAAAATAATGATTTGGACAAAGACTTTTTCTCTAATGCAAGTAATCCTGAACTAAATATCAAACCTGAAGAATGGCCTTATGCTTATATCACTAAAGATGCTCCGGAATATATATTTGCAGGTGTCTCTACTGTGCAAAGAGAACAAAAACTTTATTATGCACCCATGTCGGAGTTTAATAAAAAACATATTAACTGGAAAGTACTTGCAACTCAAAAAGATACCATTAATGGATCTTATGAGGTACATAACGGAATAATGTATGCTGCCACATCCATGGGTGCACCAAAGTTCAAAATAGTCAGTACGCCATTGAGTAATCCAAACTGGAAAAAAGCGACTGTGGTCGTACCGGAAATGAAAAATAATTTAGAATATTTTATCAGAAGTAAGGATTATTTGGTAATGGTGTATAGTGATGGTATCAATTGTGAGTTATATAAAATGAAATTTGGAAGCAATAAAGTTGAAAAGATAAATGCACCTTTGACGGGTACATTTGGAATTTTTGGTTTGGATAACAAAACCAATGATGTTACTGTCAATATTACCGGCTGGAATAAACCAGTGACAGAACTTGATCTCAATCTGGAAACAGATATTTTTACTCCAAGCAAGCTCAATAAGCCTACCAAATACCCATCTGAATATGACGATCTTATGGTAGAAGAAGTGGAAGTAAAAGGACATGATGGTACCATGATACCATTGTCGATTATCTTCAAAAAAGATTTGCAAAAAAACGGTAATAATGTGACTATTATGGAGAGTTATGGCGCTTATGGAAGTAGCATGATACCTTATTTTAACTTTATGCTCAATTCATTAGTGACCAAAGATGTCATCATAGCTATTCCGCATGTACGTGGCGGAGGAGAGAAAGGACAAGCTTGGTACAAGGCAGGTTTCAAAACGACCAAACCAAACACGTGGAAAGATTTTAATAGTTGTGCGGAATGGCTCATAAAAAATGGATATACATCAGCCAATAAATTAGGGGGAACAGGCACATCTGCCGGAGGCATCCTGATATCCAGAGCTATCACAGAAAGACCTGATCTTTATGCTGCTGCCATCTGTAATGTAGGTTGCGCAAATGCAATGAGATTTGAAGCTACACCAAACGGACCGGGCAATGCACCGGAGTTTGGTACAGTCAAAGATAGTGTAGAATGCAGGGCATTATATGAAATGGATGGTGTGGCACACGTTCAATACGGTGTACATTATCCGGCAGTAATGAGTGTTGCAGGTTGGACAGATCCAAGGGTAATAGCCTGGCAGCCAGGAAAATTAGCAGCAGCTATGCAAAACTGTTCTGGTTCTGATAAACCGGTTTTACTAAAGGTAAATTATGATAACGGACATTTTACTGAAGATAAAAATGTTACGTTTAGTAATTTTGCAGATCAATTTTCTTTTTTGCTTTGGCAATGTGGTCATAAAGATTTCCAACCGGTAGGAGTTAATATAAAACCTTGA
- a CDS encoding T9SS type A sorting domain-containing protein, which produces MKSFIYQYSLIIRIIILGILLSKSHLLIAQNVAPCGIDYFENLLKNDKTVQKRRMELERITEAFRKSSGYGRSDSLKFIIPIVFHIMHLYGDENVSEDVIHAAVNRLNEDFQMLSAEVNEVSQPFRHLIGKGNIEFRLAKLDPEGNCTTGITKHVTKLTNGGDDALKYIVQWPPDRYLNVWVENSTPFGFAAYAYFPGAPEILDGIVILKNTLISNKIVLAHEVGHYLNLAHVWGFNNTTFLPENCSLSDLVDDTPPTTGSNFSCNLNQNICNPGVKENVENIMDYSSCRKMFTKGQVQRMHATLHAPISSRNNLWTEQNLALTGTYDGYEAIDCPPVADFTNVTFRICEGETITLKNVSYRKFTKSKWLIGTENGVTLETHDATFTFQTAGLYDVSLMVYSDEGFVDTLRREGLVEVASVETNHQPSIQDFETVIKIEDIWTLENEAGNSWEINQYAAFSGLQSLSVKRDNSNNGTSDIFYTGNFNFSLLDSPEFFFKLAYAGTPDSKDQLKIFISKDCGLTWQLKYSKTGASLITASSMDADFIPNISQWRTDFMNVSSLKNESSARFKFEYISDGQNNIYIDDIHFGKSTVSGTTEETEQYIRLFPNPSNGQATLQINMPLKTDVHYTIKDIHGKMISKDLILASEENADIVLSHPTQAGIYFIDMMINGALYVKKWVVIE; this is translated from the coding sequence ATGAAATCATTCATATATCAATATAGCCTCATCATTAGGATAATAATATTAGGTATTCTGTTGAGTAAATCTCATCTTTTAATAGCACAAAATGTAGCTCCTTGTGGTATTGATTATTTTGAAAATCTGTTAAAAAATGACAAAACCGTTCAAAAAAGAAGGATGGAATTGGAAAGAATTACGGAAGCTTTCAGGAAATCTTCTGGTTACGGCAGGTCAGACAGCTTAAAATTTATCATACCTATTGTTTTTCATATTATGCATTTATATGGAGACGAAAATGTAAGTGAGGATGTCATTCATGCTGCGGTGAATAGATTGAATGAAGATTTTCAAATGTTAAGTGCAGAGGTAAACGAAGTTAGTCAGCCATTCAGGCATTTGATTGGAAAAGGCAATATTGAATTCAGATTAGCAAAATTGGATCCGGAAGGAAATTGCACAACGGGTATAACCAAGCATGTTACTAAATTGACTAATGGAGGAGATGATGCACTAAAGTATATTGTCCAGTGGCCGCCGGATCGGTATCTGAATGTATGGGTAGAAAACAGTACGCCATTTGGCTTTGCAGCTTATGCATATTTTCCTGGAGCACCGGAAATTTTGGATGGAATTGTTATCTTAAAAAATACACTCATTTCAAATAAGATTGTACTGGCACACGAAGTGGGACATTATTTAAATCTTGCTCATGTGTGGGGATTTAACAATACTACTTTTTTGCCGGAAAACTGTAGTTTATCTGATTTGGTGGACGATACGCCTCCCACCACCGGAAGCAATTTTAGTTGTAATCTTAATCAAAATATTTGTAATCCCGGAGTCAAGGAAAATGTAGAAAATATCATGGATTACAGCTCTTGCCGAAAAATGTTTACAAAGGGACAAGTGCAAAGGATGCACGCTACATTACATGCTCCTATCAGCAGTAGAAATAATCTCTGGACGGAACAAAATCTGGCACTTACAGGAACGTATGACGGATATGAAGCTATTGATTGCCCTCCGGTTGCTGACTTTACGAATGTCACTTTTCGAATTTGTGAAGGAGAAACGATTACATTAAAAAACGTGTCTTACAGAAAATTTACAAAATCAAAATGGTTAATTGGAACTGAAAATGGGGTCACTTTAGAAACGCATGATGCAACATTCACATTTCAAACAGCCGGTCTGTACGATGTAAGTTTGATGGTATATAGTGATGAAGGTTTTGTAGATACATTAAGAAGAGAAGGATTAGTAGAAGTTGCCTCTGTAGAAACAAATCATCAACCTTCTATACAAGATTTTGAAACCGTTATAAAGATCGAAGATATATGGACTCTGGAGAACGAAGCAGGAAATTCATGGGAAATCAATCAGTATGCTGCTTTTTCAGGTCTCCAATCGCTTTCAGTGAAAAGAGACAACTCAAACAATGGAACTTCTGACATTTTTTATACCGGCAATTTTAACTTTAGTCTGTTGGATTCGCCTGAATTTTTTTTCAAATTAGCTTATGCCGGGACACCAGATTCCAAAGACCAGCTAAAAATATTTATATCCAAAGATTGTGGTCTTACATGGCAATTAAAATATTCGAAAACAGGCGCAAGCCTGATTACTGCGTCGTCGATGGATGCCGACTTCATACCGAACATTTCACAGTGGAGAACCGATTTTATGAATGTTTCCAGTTTGAAAAATGAGTCATCTGCCAGATTCAAATTTGAATATATATCTGATGGACAAAACAACATTTATATCGATGATATCCATTTTGGAAAGTCAACTGTATCCGGTACGACAGAAGAAACAGAGCAATATATCCGCTTATTTCCAAATCCATCTAATGGCCAGGCCACTCTGCAAATCAATATGCCCTTAAAAACGGATGTACACTATACCATAAAAGATATTCACGGCAAGATGATATCAAAAGACTTGATCCTGGCTTCAGAAGAGAACGCTGACATTGTATTATCCCATCCAACTCAAGCGGGTATTTACTTTATAGACATGATGATAAATGGTGCCCTTTATGTTAAAAAATGGGTCGTGATTGAGTAA
- a CDS encoding tail fiber domain-containing protein, which produces MHNFKNIGLLIIIVLVGIINTDAQNVGIGTTDPRAKLDVDGDLALRSITDTILVGVDYAYDVNTIKSSNYKLVGFNANFALGGITPGVEGRQITLRNATSFSMELYNEQLVADEEKRISTGINNTLAIYPGGSVNLVYDSTVQRWVVMAAHNYNLNYYGSTDSWGLNGNLGTTSDNYIGTNDEQALQFRVNNVKSGIIDSVKANTAFGYSSFKNNTTGSGNTAAGASALRSNTDGYSNVALGINALYNSTTQKNLVAIGDSALFNNGVGAALYFEGSANTAIGSKALYSNNTGFRNTANGFESLYNNTAGGWNTADGYQSLYTNTSGFQNTAIGAQALYLNTTGTNNTATGMRALYSNTSGAFNTSNGVNALYANTTGGENAATGAFSLYTNTTGSSNTASGAYSLYSNTTGGGNTAGGRAALYSNTTGNYNTAYGLGCMASNTTGIDNTAIGYDALSINSTGVNNTASGCQALFYNTTGFSNTANGWQSLFSNTFGSHNTAIGLRAMYSNIGGLNNTAIGSGSLSSNTTGNYNTASGIVALSTNTTGHGNTAYGADALSFSNSTGSFNIGVGYSSGLYNIATDDNQIAIGISTGTGGANKAIIGNSSQWWIGGQVDWSAISDARIKEQVQADVPGLSFIKELRPVTYHLNIHKQKEIMDRLLGDKVKTDTLPDWEGKYDIEKIKMTGFLAQEVEAAAKKINYDFSGVDVPKVDGGLYSLRYAEFVVPLVKAVQEQQIMIEQLKLQNDILLKRIEKLENK; this is translated from the coding sequence ATGCATAATTTTAAAAACATAGGTCTTCTCATCATTATAGTTTTGGTTGGAATCATAAATACTGATGCCCAAAACGTAGGCATAGGCACCACAGATCCCAGAGCAAAACTGGATGTCGATGGTGATCTTGCATTACGAAGCATAACGGATACAATTTTGGTCGGTGTCGATTACGCCTACGATGTCAATACCATTAAATCATCAAACTATAAACTGGTAGGATTTAATGCCAATTTTGCGTTGGGGGGAATTACGCCGGGCGTTGAGGGTAGGCAAATCACCTTGCGAAATGCTACATCGTTTAGCATGGAGCTTTATAATGAACAATTAGTCGCTGATGAAGAAAAAAGAATTTCAACAGGTATTAATAATACTCTAGCTATATATCCGGGAGGAAGTGTCAATCTCGTATATGATTCAACGGTACAGCGATGGGTAGTGATGGCTGCCCATAATTATAATCTGAATTACTATGGTTCCACTGATTCTTGGGGCCTTAATGGGAATTTGGGTACCACTTCTGACAATTATATTGGCACCAATGACGAACAAGCTTTGCAATTCAGGGTAAATAATGTTAAGTCAGGAATAATAGACTCTGTTAAAGCGAATACTGCATTTGGATATTCCTCCTTTAAAAACAATACTACCGGAAGTGGGAATACCGCCGCAGGTGCTTCGGCTTTGCGCAGCAATACCGATGGCTACAGTAATGTAGCATTAGGCATCAATGCCCTATACAACTCCACCACCCAGAAAAACTTAGTTGCAATAGGCGACAGCGCTTTGTTTAATAATGGTGTGGGTGCAGCACTTTATTTTGAAGGTAGTGCTAATACAGCAATAGGTTCTAAAGCTCTTTATTCAAATAACACCGGGTTTAGAAATACCGCCAATGGATTTGAATCCCTTTACAACAATACCGCAGGGGGATGGAATACGGCTGACGGCTATCAATCTCTCTATACCAATACATCAGGATTTCAGAATACAGCTATTGGTGCCCAAGCACTTTATTTAAATACAACCGGTACTAACAACACTGCTACCGGTATGCGTGCTCTTTATTCCAACACTTCAGGTGCCTTCAACACATCAAACGGTGTTAACGCCCTTTATGCCAATACAACAGGTGGAGAGAATGCTGCAACCGGTGCTTTTTCTTTATATACCAATACAACAGGCTCAAGCAATACTGCAAGTGGTGCCTACTCTCTCTATTCCAATACAACAGGTGGAGGTAATACAGCCGGTGGTAGAGCTGCCCTTTATTCCAACACTACTGGAAACTATAATACAGCTTATGGCCTCGGTTGCATGGCATCAAATACCACAGGTATTGATAATACGGCTATTGGCTATGATGCGCTTTCAATCAATTCAACTGGTGTAAACAATACAGCTAGTGGTTGTCAAGCACTTTTTTACAATACAACTGGATTTAGTAATACAGCAAACGGTTGGCAGTCACTTTTCAGCAATACATTTGGTAGTCACAATACTGCTATAGGCCTTAGAGCAATGTACTCAAATATAGGTGGATTAAACAATACAGCAATTGGCTCTGGTTCGTTAAGTTCTAATACAACTGGGAATTATAATACTGCGTCAGGTATAGTAGCCCTTAGTACAAACACCACAGGACACGGTAATACTGCATACGGCGCAGATGCTCTCTCTTTTAGTAACTCCACAGGTAGTTTTAATATTGGCGTAGGTTATAGTTCCGGATTATATAATATAGCTACCGATGACAATCAAATAGCCATAGGAATAAGTACCGGTACAGGCGGTGCCAACAAGGCCATTATAGGCAATAGCAGCCAATGGTGGATAGGTGGGCAAGTGGATTGGTCGGCCATCAGCGATGCGAGGATTAAAGAACAGGTGCAAGCTGATGTGCCCGGGTTAAGTTTTATTAAAGAACTGCGCCCTGTTACCTACCACCTGAACATCCATAAACAAAAAGAAATTATGGACAGGCTATTAGGCGATAAAGTAAAAACAGACACTCTGCCCGATTGGGAAGGTAAGTACGACATAGAAAAGATTAAGATGACCGGCTTTTTGGCACAAGAGGTGGAAGCCGCCGCCAAGAAAATCAACTACGATTTTAGCGGTGTAGATGTGCCAAAAGTTGATGGGGGGTTATACAGTCTTCGCTATGCCGAATTTGTGGTGCCCCTTGTAAAAGCAGTACAGGAACAGCAGATCATGATTGAACAATTGAAATTACAAAATGATATATTGTTAAAAAGAATTGAAAAATTAGAAAATAAATAA
- a CDS encoding dihydrofolate reductase, which translates to MTISCIVATAQNNVIGKDNDIPWYLPADLQYFKKTTLGHHIIMGRNCYASIGRPLPKRTNIIVTRDPFFISSNCLIARSIDESLEMAHANGESEVFIIGGGKIYDQTQELWDKLYLTEVELQVEGDVYFPELKFEKDWNLISEVSNEADEKNEYNYCFKIFERK; encoded by the coding sequence ATGACTATATCCTGTATCGTGGCTACTGCACAAAATAATGTCATCGGAAAAGACAATGATATACCCTGGTATCTGCCTGCTGATCTCCAGTACTTTAAAAAAACAACTCTGGGTCATCACATCATAATGGGAAGGAATTGTTATGCATCCATAGGGCGACCACTTCCAAAAAGAACGAATATCATAGTGACACGGGATCCTTTTTTTATTTCGTCCAATTGTCTGATTGCCCGTAGTATCGACGAGTCACTTGAGATGGCACACGCCAACGGAGAGTCGGAAGTATTCATTATCGGGGGCGGAAAAATTTATGATCAGACACAGGAATTATGGGACAAACTATATCTGACTGAAGTTGAACTTCAGGTAGAAGGAGATGTATATTTTCCGGAATTGAAATTTGAAAAAGATTGGAATCTGATCTCAGAAGTATCTAATGAAGCAGATGAAAAAAATGAGTACAACTACTGTTTTAAAATTTTTGAAAGAAAATGA
- a CDS encoding DUF2851 family protein — MSTTTVLKFLKENEPTMPLISPISEDFLHYIWKTKKLNVESLITTAGSTLQIIDFGVHNSDSGPDFFNGKVRVDDTVWAGNIEMHVRSSDWNRHNHQADRSYHNVILHVVYEHDTDIVLDDGRELPCLELKGRIPKIFLDKYLQLSQSLDRIPCERNISMVDKDKISLWKYGLILDRFERKTKLIQELLNESQNDWEQTLYVMIARYFGSKVNVEPFERLARITPFHIILKNRDKAESLDALLFGQAGMLIADYKDNYFKNLQKEYDFLKEKYSLKPIDPVTWKFSRLRPPNFPTVRIAQLSAVLHKSDGIFSRIKSFYSIAEIRAIFEINPNSYWNNHYKFDTISPSVDKHLSDAFIDLILINAVAPVLFHYGKSIGEEQYTEKAISLLESLPAEQNNITRLWSELGLKSKTAFDAQSLIHLKTSFCDLKRCLNCKIGHEILGK, encoded by the coding sequence ATGAGTACAACTACTGTTTTAAAATTTTTGAAAGAAAATGAACCGACGATGCCACTTATTTCACCCATATCTGAAGACTTTCTCCATTATATCTGGAAAACAAAAAAGCTGAACGTTGAATCCCTGATAACGACAGCCGGATCGACACTTCAGATTATCGATTTCGGAGTACACAACAGTGATTCGGGACCTGATTTTTTTAACGGCAAAGTCAGGGTAGATGATACGGTGTGGGCCGGAAATATAGAAATGCACGTCAGAAGCTCTGATTGGAACCGTCACAACCATCAAGCGGATCGAAGCTATCATAATGTCATTCTACATGTGGTGTATGAACATGATACAGACATCGTGCTGGATGATGGGAGAGAACTTCCCTGTCTTGAACTGAAAGGCAGAATACCAAAAATATTTTTAGATAAGTACCTTCAGTTATCTCAGTCCTTAGATCGCATCCCCTGTGAAAGAAACATCTCTATGGTGGATAAAGACAAAATATCACTCTGGAAATACGGTCTGATATTGGACAGATTTGAAAGGAAAACCAAGCTAATACAAGAGTTGCTGAATGAATCTCAGAATGACTGGGAGCAGACTTTGTATGTTATGATTGCGAGATATTTTGGTTCAAAAGTTAACGTCGAGCCATTTGAAAGATTAGCCCGAATCACACCATTCCATATTATTCTCAAAAATCGGGATAAAGCAGAATCTTTAGATGCACTTCTCTTCGGACAGGCGGGAATGTTGATAGCAGATTATAAGGATAATTATTTTAAAAATTTACAGAAAGAATATGATTTTCTGAAGGAAAAATATAGCCTGAAACCCATAGATCCGGTAACCTGGAAATTCAGCCGTCTGCGTCCCCCAAATTTTCCGACGGTCAGAATAGCACAATTATCGGCAGTTTTACATAAGAGTGATGGTATATTCAGCCGGATTAAATCATTCTATTCTATTGCAGAAATCAGAGCCATCTTTGAGATAAATCCAAATAGTTACTGGAATAATCATTATAAATTTGATACCATTTCACCTTCTGTTGATAAACATCTGAGTGATGCCTTCATTGATTTAATTCTTATCAATGCAGTCGCTCCGGTTCTTTTCCACTATGGTAAAAGCATTGGTGAAGAGCAATACACTGAAAAAGCAATCAGCTTACTGGAGAGTTTACCCGCAGAACAAAACAATATCACTCGTCTTTGGTCAGAATTGGGATTGAAATCAAAAACCGCTTTTGACGCACAATCGCTTATCCATCTCAAAACATCTTTTTGTGATCTTAAAAGATGTCTGAATTGTAAGATCGGGCATGAGATATTGGGAAAGTAG
- a CDS encoding choice-of-anchor J domain-containing protein, whose protein sequence is MKLLFTTLILLFVVNFSFSQKNRHSKYRNIDFESQDKIISPEANSNTLLRLLSGYYSESFEGTFPPQGWKILDPFNQQTNWRSSVVADVPSGYDGNKSAYMPYSQGELVESWLITPSFNVANGDSLSFKFKLEYKDYPPDTTEILISVTNDNIASFSKKLLLLAEGLNYPKDTLHWYHFAFSLDEFAGQDIFVAFKNKNRLGDGLFIDFVELGTRPMDAGTSKIQLDDYLGANVQNVIATIANYSNEEQNITTKLKIDDQLISTKVISVGPSSLSDINFGYWNATEGSHIIEVITTTDGDVNSSNDTLRQLVKVFESLENFGWSINQPLLEPKAEAISGSYRDGNEYQLFVIAGGNQFAEASTNNHGYSSKFETWEEFQDIDMGRWFSGYVTIKNKIYVFGGNQLQIDNTINKTQIYDMISDSWIESTPIPIPASGLAVGSYQDTLIYLIGGRNANNIEINNVQIYNVNTAKWSVGTSKPGPLVFGLKGTVLGNKIVVTNGRSVNGRVSDTYLGEINANDPTKITWIKVANYPIPNVGNAGVCGISNNGKNLLIINGGNDGEEGVLTKKTFGYDIDRDKWLIGPDKPTANGNSSCTTVVKNDSLYMACLGGVIGNYAINTNEWLNLGKYNATSSSIDLQITSELPLIQCYPNPANSISNIAFTLTNAADVHIELTDLYGRKVLHVLNSKLVAGDHIIPTDIKQIPPGAYQYIITMGGKSTTHKMIKI, encoded by the coding sequence ATGAAACTATTATTTACCACTCTGATTTTATTATTTGTTGTCAATTTCAGTTTTTCCCAGAAGAACAGACACAGCAAATACCGAAACATTGATTTTGAATCACAGGATAAAATAATATCTCCGGAAGCAAATTCAAACACTCTGTTAAGATTATTAAGCGGATATTATTCAGAATCCTTCGAAGGAACTTTCCCGCCGCAGGGATGGAAAATATTGGATCCTTTCAATCAACAAACAAATTGGAGAAGTTCAGTAGTGGCAGATGTTCCTTCCGGCTATGACGGAAACAAATCGGCTTATATGCCTTATAGTCAGGGGGAGCTTGTTGAATCCTGGTTGATTACACCATCCTTTAATGTTGCAAACGGAGACTCGCTCTCTTTCAAGTTCAAATTGGAATATAAAGACTATCCACCTGATACTACTGAAATATTGATTTCTGTAACTAATGATAATATTGCTTCATTCAGCAAAAAATTATTACTACTTGCCGAGGGCCTAAATTACCCGAAGGACACCCTACATTGGTACCATTTTGCATTTTCATTAGATGAGTTTGCAGGACAGGATATTTTTGTAGCATTTAAGAATAAAAACAGATTAGGAGATGGCTTATTTATTGATTTTGTGGAATTAGGTACAAGACCAATGGATGCCGGGACTTCAAAAATACAGTTAGATGATTACTTAGGTGCAAATGTTCAAAATGTAATTGCCACCATTGCGAATTATAGTAATGAAGAACAAAACATTACCACAAAATTGAAAATAGATGACCAATTAATCTCTACAAAAGTGATAAGTGTCGGTCCTTCATCTTTAAGCGATATTAACTTTGGATATTGGAATGCCACTGAAGGAAGTCATATAATAGAAGTCATAACTACCACAGATGGTGATGTAAATAGTTCAAATGATACCCTGCGTCAATTAGTAAAAGTATTTGAAAGCTTAGAAAATTTTGGCTGGAGTATTAACCAACCACTTTTGGAACCTAAAGCAGAAGCGATATCAGGCAGTTATAGAGATGGTAACGAATATCAACTGTTTGTAATAGCAGGTGGCAATCAATTTGCAGAAGCATCAACCAACAATCATGGATATAGCTCCAAATTTGAAACCTGGGAAGAATTTCAGGATATTGATATGGGAAGATGGTTCAGCGGTTATGTGACCATCAAAAATAAAATTTATGTTTTCGGAGGAAATCAACTGCAAATAGATAATACGATCAATAAAACTCAGATATATGACATGATATCCGACAGCTGGATTGAAAGCACGCCTATTCCAATACCGGCTTCCGGATTAGCTGTTGGATCGTATCAGGACACTTTGATTTATTTGATTGGCGGTAGAAATGCCAACAATATTGAAATCAATAATGTCCAGATTTATAATGTCAACACAGCAAAATGGTCTGTGGGCACTTCCAAACCAGGACCACTGGTTTTTGGTCTCAAAGGAACGGTCTTAGGTAATAAGATAGTAGTGACCAATGGACGATCCGTCAATGGAAGGGTTTCTGATACATATCTTGGAGAAATCAATGCAAATGACCCAACAAAAATTACCTGGATTAAAGTCGCAAATTATCCGATTCCAAACGTAGGAAATGCAGGTGTATGTGGCATTTCAAATAATGGCAAAAACTTACTAATTATCAATGGGGGTAACGATGGAGAAGAGGGGGTTTTGACCAAAAAAACATTTGGCTATGACATCGATAGAGACAAATGGCTGATCGGACCGGATAAACCTACAGCAAATGGAAACTCGTCTTGTACCACTGTAGTAAAAAATGATAGTTTGTATATGGCTTGTTTAGGAGGCGTTATAGGTAATTACGCCATTAATACCAATGAATGGTTAAATCTCGGTAAATATAATGCTACATCCAGCTCGATAGACTTACAGATTACATCAGAATTGCCTTTAATACAGTGTTATCCCAATCCGGCTAATTCTATTTCGAATATTGCATTTACACTTACCAATGCGGCTGATGTACATATAGAATTGACAGACTTATATGGTAGAAAAGTCCTTCATGTATTGAATAGTAAATTAGTTGCCGGAGACCATATTATTCCCACAGATATTAAACAGATTCCGCCGGGAGCCTATCAATATATCATTACAATGGGTGGCAAAAGCACAACTCATAAAATGATAAAAATTTGA